From the genome of Phalacrocorax carbo chromosome 5, bPhaCar2.1, whole genome shotgun sequence:
TCTGATCTTAAGATGAGGTTCAGAAACTGCCTCACTGACcttctgcttgtttgtttctgtgctcCTAATCTCTTTCACTGCTCGTGTTTCCTACCTCACAGCAGAGATGTGAGGATTGATTATTGTTGATGATGGATACTCAGCATGAGGGGTATGTGCATAAGTACTGCATGGAATAAGAGACGGATGTACCATGTTCCAAACTTTCCAGAGTATCACTGTAATGTTCGTTTTGTATTAGGGATTCCTGCACTTCAGTTCTGCTCAGCGGGAAGTCGTCTTCTCATGCGGTCCAGAACTTGGCTGAGACGACAAGCCTTCAATTTGTTATAGCAGCCAAGAGTACTGTATAAGGGCTTGTTCTCCAGCACGCATCGTacagccctgctctgggtgcTTCGAGTGTAGCAGAGCCATTTGCTTCACAAAAGGCTCTGAAACTCCTGTTGAGCTGCATAATCAAAATGCATAAGACACCCTTgcttatcctaacaaacacaGACAGGAAATGGGAGTGCCACTGTCACCGTATGGGACAGGCTGGTGTGTAAGGAGCAGACTAGGAAGAGGAAGATTCAGAACACCCACAACAAAGCAACCTGAGAAAGATATTAAATTGTAATTGTAGCCCAAAGCACTTTACCCTTGAAATTCTAAATCTAGGTGTTGGGAACTATGGTTTACACAAAAACTGCGATGTAAGGTAAGCCTCAAATATGCTATTAACAGTCCCTCGCTGGCTGATGCCTGCAACATGCAAAAAGCTGTCTGCAGTCACTGCTAAAGTAGTGGGAGGCAGAACCTAGTGAGTACCTCAGTGCTAACTTTCAGGCTTTTGATATTCATAATGATGTTGTCTCAGGAAAATGTGAAGTAAAAAAGCCTCAGATCATCTAcgtttattttaaatagaactcaatgaaatatttgtgtatCAACATATTGGCATGCCCATACACAGATGTGGAATTAAAGCTTAAAGTAATTACCAATTAGTTAATACTCGCTTATTGCAACTGCTGTTCTCTCTCCACCATTGCAGGCTATCCTGACCCTGAGGTAATGTGGTACAAAGACGATCAGCCGGTCAAGGAGTCTCGTCATTTCCAGATAGATTATGATGAGGATGGGAACTGTTCTTTGACTATTTCTGAAGTATGTGGGGACGATGATGCCAAATACACCTGCAAAGCTGTTAACAGCCTTGGGGAAGCCACGTGCACCGCGGAACTCCTTGTGGaaacaatgggaaaggaaggagaagacgaagatgaggaagaggaagaatgaaacaaggctcagagaaaaaaaagttgaaaaaaatatatttaaagactCTCATAAGGCTCAGAAAACCAAGTTATCAAAAGCACCTTGTGTGATATGTAGGTctttggggggttgttttttcaGCATGATCAGTTGATACCTGTTTGCTTTATGTACGGGCATTAATTCCAATCAGTAGGCAATTTTAAGTTGCTAGCATGACTGGATTTACTTTGAGCAAGTCATCAACTAAGGTGCCcactctatttttaaaatcaaatgtatGGAAAACAAGTCTACAGTTATATTCTGAACGTCTTAAAGAGAAACGGTCTATTTACTGAGCTCACTACTCTATACCATCGCTTCCCTCAGCCAGAACTGCAGCTAAGTTGGCTCCCCAAGATCTACTTAGAAGGAAGTGCTTGCTAGACACACAGTGAATCTCTCCAGGCCTAAGAAACAGGCTGCCCCCGAGCAGTATCCTCTATAAGGGAAGGTCTGACACAGCCAGCTTTGCAATCTGTATGCTGGTAcggttcatttttcttttgttttaaacagaatttcatgGTCCTAACTTCAAACTACTGCCCCTTCTCAGTGCGCTGTCCGTGCCGTTGTAATACTGGCTGAAGTTAAACATCCAGGTGGTTTCCTGAGATACTTCTGATCTTGCTTTTAACCAGCTGATCACACCTTGTCACCTTTCCCTTATAGAAGCCGTCACTGCAGTGCAGTTACAGCTGCCTACTTAAGAAACAGACTAAAAAcacaaagactgaaaatattttctgttgttctggTCAGTCTAATAACGACTTATGATTCATATGTATGCTGCTGCGAAAAAAGCCAGGTTATTGCACAATCAGTGACTtctatgtgcatgtgtgtgaatGGAATCCCAGGTTAGTTACAGTTTTACTTGCATTTATTTGGTGATTGCAAAACAGATTTCAACTGATGATAAGCTGGAAACTCCCACAGATTTTTGGAGTAGCCAAAAAGATAGTAGCCTGGATTACAAACTCCTTTATACTTAGCAGTTTCCAAAGAATCTTAACCTATACAGTACCTATTTCTACCTTATGAGCTTGACTGTCTTGTTTTTGTCTTGAACCTGCACCAATAAggctgttgtgtttttttaaaaatgcagaaaagcaaaacaaaaaaatccaaaacccatttttctcctcagaaatGGTTAATGCACTCAGACTTAGtaactttgctttcctttcacagTATTGGcactttttaattcttttgttgttgttgttcagagGTACTATCAGAGGCTGCAAGATGATATGCATAATCCAAAACCAGCGTGTCTTATATCTATGTATCATTCCAAAagtgattctttttcttttccactttttgtGTGTAAAGTGCAACCATTTGCATTTCAAAGGttacctcttttaaaaaaaacattaccTTAAATCCTCACCATTAAGTAGTCAGTGTGCTTTAATACTGGTGTGTACAATATCAACCTTAAGTTGTTTGATATTACCTAGTTGTGTATGTGTTTCATATGATTTGCTCTTCTACATTCAATGCTCAACTAATGTGGATGACACAATGGTTTTTAACTGCTTTACTCTTTGTTGCTAAGTTCAGATTGCCAGcatgtcttttcctttccaattGATAAAAACCTCTTGTTATACTAAACACAGAATTGCCACAATTCCTTATACAGAAACGTTTTGAATCTGATTTAGAGCATACAGAgcttttctcacttttgtttttttttttaaatgtgttagGCAACAACGGGGTGTATTTTGTACCTTAATAAAAATATGCTAATGCTCTCCCAGTTTGTTAAACCATCAGAATTGCAAAGACGAGAACGCTACAGCTGTAGTTACTCACAGTTCCTAAATAAATAATACCACAAAGCACGCTCCTTGTATACTCTATTGCAGGCGTCACTGCGTTCACGTTGCCTAAGCATATCAGTAACAGCGCTCTTCTCCCTACTCTGTCCTGAGACCTGCTTGGCACAAAAATGGATGAGGTGGCAACAGTGAAGCCTCCTGGATCTGtg
Proteins encoded in this window:
- the MYLK gene encoding myosin light chain kinase, smooth muscle isoform X4, coding for MAMISGMSGRKASGSSPTSPINADKVENEDAFLEEVAEEKPHVKPYFTKTILDIEVVEGSAARFDCKIEGYPDPEVMWYKDDQPVKESRHFQIDYDEDGNCSLTISEVCGDDDAKYTCKAVNSLGEATCTAELLVETMGKEGEDEDEEEEE